The sequence TGGCGCCCTGGACATTCTTGGAGCCCGGATACTCGCCGCGCTCCAACTGCAGCACCGTCAGGCCCTGGCTTGCCATGGTGTAGGCGGCCGCGTTTCCGGACATACCGGCCCCGACGACGATGGCGTCGAATTCTTCCTCGATCATGGCCCTCTCCCTTAGCTCGCAAGCTTGTCGTGGCTGTGCGGCGACAGCCGCCGGGTGAAAGCTTCCGTCAATGCCGGCAGGAAACGGATTGCGTCGGTGACGATGCCGAGATGGGCAAATTCGAAGATCGGGGCGTTCGGGTCGGTGTTGATGGCTACGATCAAATCAGCCCCCTCCACGCCAACCCGATGCTGAATGGCGCCGGAAATCCCGGCCGCTATGTAAAGCTTTGGCCGGATGGTCTTGCCCGTTTGGCCAACCTGCCGATCGGCAGGCATCCAGCCCTTCTGGACCAACGGGCGCGAACAGCCATATTCGGCGCCGATTGCCCGCGCTAGATTCTTCACAAGCTGCAAATTCTCCGCTGAGCCGAGACCGAGGCCTCCGGCAACCACGATGTCGGCGTAGGCGAGATTTGCCTTTGCCGATTGGCGATCGAGGTTGAAGCCAAGGACTTTGGTGATGATCTCTTCCTCGGTCATTGACAGCTTGTGCCGGATGACACGCCCGACCGGCTTGTCCGTCCGCGGTGGCATGGCCATAACCCTCGGTCGTACCGTGGCCATCTGCGGCCGGTAGTTGAGCGTATAGATCGTGCACAGCAAGGAACCCCCGAAAGTCGGACGGGTCGCGGCGAGCGAACCGTCGACATCTACATCGAGTTCGGTACAGTCGGCAGTGAGCCCTGTCAGCAAGGTCGTCGCTACTGAGCCAGCGAGATCCCTGCCGAGCGTGGTCGCACCGAGAAGCAGGATTTCCGGCTTGTGGGTATTGACCAGATCCGTCATCGCCTTAGTGAAAGGCTCGTTGCGATAGTCGGCAAGCAACGGTGCCTCGACGAGGTAGACAAGGTCGGCGCCGTAAGCGAAGGCCTCGGCAACGGCATGCTGCGTCGCGTCACCCGGCGGTCCAAGCACGATCCCCGCAAGCTGGATGCCTAGCTTGTCGGCGAGCTTGCGGCCTTCGCCAAGCAGTTCGAAGGACACGGGATGGACCTCGCTGCGTTCCAGTTCGATGAAAACCCAGACGTGCCGATAGTCCCTAAAGTGCTCAGGCAATTCCCTCTTGATGCC comes from Mesorhizobium japonicum MAFF 303099 and encodes:
- a CDS encoding electron transfer flavoprotein subunit alpha/FixB family protein, giving the protein MSNANREAPPSAGRAGIKRELPEHFRDYRHVWVFIELERSEVHPVSFELLGEGRKLADKLGIQLAGIVLGPPGDATQHAVAEAFAYGADLVYLVEAPLLADYRNEPFTKAMTDLVNTHKPEILLLGATTLGRDLAGSVATTLLTGLTADCTELDVDVDGSLAATRPTFGGSLLCTIYTLNYRPQMATVRPRVMAMPPRTDKPVGRVIRHKLSMTEEEIITKVLGFNLDRQSAKANLAYADIVVAGGLGLGSAENLQLVKNLARAIGAEYGCSRPLVQKGWMPADRQVGQTGKTIRPKLYIAAGISGAIQHRVGVEGADLIVAINTDPNAPIFEFAHLGIVTDAIRFLPALTEAFTRRLSPHSHDKLAS